The Lusitaniella coriacea LEGE 07157 genome segment GATGGCGGCGGTTCCGGTGCAATTGCCCATTGCCCGGTTGATTCAGCAGACGATGTTGCCCCAATCCGATACCACTCATCTGGCAGAGGTTTTTTTGAGCGGTATTTTGCGGCGGGAGAATGACTGTGACGATCCCGAAAGGCGGTTGTATCGGTTTGTTGGGGAGATGCGGAAAAATTTGCTCGATTCGATTCCGCGTTCTGAAGCACTAAGAGCGATCGATCGCATTTCTGCCTACGTTGCTCGACGCGCCGGACTCTCAATTCAGGATTTCAGAGCGCTGCTAATGTTTCCCTCAGAACGGGGGAAAGGGGAATTTGGGCTAGAAATCGATGCTTTTGGGCGGGTTGCAGTGGAGGTTCTCAAGTATTTAGGGGGCGAGCTGGCTGCTTTTGCCGAAGAACTGGAAGGGAATGTTGTTGCGGCAGCAATGGCAGCTCACGGGGAGGTTTCAAGTCCAGAACCCACTCTCAAAACGTTCTCTTTTGATGTAGCAACCCTGGTTGTGGTTGAAACCCAGGTCTTTACCTTTGATGTGGCAACCCTGGAACGGCGGCGGGGTGTAAAAGGAAGTGCTGGAGGATGGGTCATTCAACGCCAAAAACAGGAAGCCACGGGGATTATTGAAGTTCTTGAGGGAGATGTTCCGCTCGAATTGATGGAAATTCCGGGGGGGACATTTATGATGGGTTCCTCAGAGGACGAACCGAGACGATTTGAGAGTGAAAGTCCCCAGCATGAGGTGAGGGTTCCGCCGTTCTATTTGGGGCGCTTTCCGGTGACTCAGGCTCAGTGGCGCGTTGTTGCGGGGTGGGAAAAAGTCGAACGCGAACTAGATCCAGACCCTTCCCATTTCAAGGAACCCTACGAGGAATACGACCGTTTAAGTCGTCCCGTCGAGCAAGTCTCCTGGTACGACGCGGTGGAGTTTTGCGCCCGATTGAGTCGAGAAACGGGGTGGGAGTATCGCCTGCCGAGTGAAGCAGAATGGGAGTACGCTTGTCGTTCAGTCATCAGTCATCAGTCATCAGTCATCAGTGAATCGAGCGAGAATCCCGCTTATCCCCCGTTTCATTTTGGCGAGATGATTTCCACGGAGGTAGCGAATTACCACGGAAATTATACCTATGGGGAGGGGGAAAAGGGAGAATATCGAGAGCAAACAACCCCGGTAGGATATTTCCAGGTTGCTAATGGTTTTGGGCTATACGATATGCACGGGAATGTGTGGGAATGGTGTGCCGATCCTTGGCATGAGAATTACGAGGGAGCGCCCAACGATGGAAGCGTGTGGCAATCAAGTTACAAAAATACTACAAAAGTGAGACGCGGCGGTTCCTGGTTCAACGGTCCTGGGTATTGTCGCTCTGCGTACCGGGACTACTACTATCCCGATAGTAGGAGCTATAATTTCGGGTTTCGCGTTGCCCGTTCCGCCCCGAGGACTCCCTAGCCCTCTGCTCTCTTGCACTCTTGCCCTTTGCCGCCGTCAGGCGGATCGATTTTGCCAGCAAAGTACATATGTATTGTTTTTTAGAAAAGGAATCTTTTGAACGAACTGCCGATTATTCAAAAAACCTACGATTTGATTAAGTGGTACGTGCCGATTCTCAATCGCTTGCCGAGGGAGCATCGGTTTGGCTTGGGAAATCGCATGGTGAGTGGGTTATACGATTTACTCGAAGGGTTGATTTTCGCCCGTTACAGCAGGGAAGAGCGGCGATCTCGCTTGCCGGGACTCAATACCCAACTTGACATTTTGCGCTATCAAACGCGCCTGCTCTACGATTTCAAGCTGATTTCGGCACAGCGCCACGAATACGCCAACGAGCAATTAAACGCAATTGGTCAGGATTTGGGCGGTTGGAGGAAACAGCAGGGACAGGGATGATATGATATCTGGCTGGATCGCCATAGTTAGGATTGAAAGGGAGACGGGGAGATGGGGAGAGGAGTTAAGGTTTCTCTCGTTATCGGTCTTTGGAAACCGGATTTGGTATGAAACGGCACGGAAACCTTTGGTCGCAGATTATTGCCTGGGACAACCTGTTATGGGCGGCGCATCGCGCTCAAGCCAGCAAGCGGTTTCGGGATAATGTGCTGGCGTTTAACTATAACTTAGAGCCGGAATTGTTGAAACTGCGCGATGAATTGCGCGATCGCGCCTATCAACCCGGAGCCTACAAAACCTTCAGAATCTTTGACCCCAAGCCTCGGCTAATTTCCGCAGCCCCTTACCGCGATCCGCAAAGCGGATCCCTTCGGGGGCGCGTCGTCCATCACGCCCTGTGCAATATCATCGTTCCATTGCTCGATGTGTCCTTCATTGCCGACACCTACGCCAATCGCACGGGATATGGAACTCACCGCGCCCTCAAGCGATTCGTCCAGTTTGCCCGTCGCAGTCGCTACATCCTGCAATGCGACATTCGTAAATACTTCCCCAGCATCGACCTCGAAATCCTCAAAGCTCAACTGCACCGCAAAATCAAATGTCCCCAGACCCTGTGGTTAATCGAGACGATTATCGATGCCAGCAACCCACAAGAACCCGTCATCGCCTACTTTCCGGGAGATACCTTACTCGCGCCCTTACTGCGGCGTAAAGGCTTGCCCATTGGCAATCTCACCAGCCAGTTCTTTGCCAACGTCTATCTCAACGGGTTCGACCATTTCGTTAAAGAAAGCCTCAGAGCCAAGCAATATCTGCGTTATGTGGATGATTTCGCCCTGTTCAGCAACGACCGTTCGTTTTTGGTAGACGCTAGACCTGCCATTGAGAATTATCTCGCCACCCTTCGCCTGCAAATTCATCCCGTGAAAAGTCAGCTCTTTGAGACACAGTACGGCACGAACTTTGTGGGGTTCCGCATCTTGCCCGACCGCATTCGCGTCCGCAACGACAACCTGCGGCGCGCTCGTTTGAGGCTTAAGCAATTTCAGCGTCACCGTGTCACAGGAAAAATTTCCCCAGAGAAACTCAGTCAACGGTTGCAAAGCTGGGAAGCCCATCTCAAGCATGGCGATACCTATCGACTGCGACGAGCCATTTTCAACCGCTATGGGTTTGTTGGCTCGGATTAACCCCCTACAATATCGGTGGGGTAGGCAAGCAAAACGCGGCGGTTCCTGGAACAACAATCCTAGGAATTGTCGCTCTGCGTACCGGAACAACAACAATCCCGATAATAGGAACAATAATATCGGGTTTCGCGTTGCCCGTTCCGCCCCGAGTACTCTTCAGTACCAGAATCGGCAGGTGGGAATCTGTCGAGCGCGTTGTAGAAGAGTCCAGACCTACTCCGGCGATGTTGGTAACAGCATCCGAAAATCAACCGAGTCAGGGTAGCTTAGTAAGCAGTGCTGAACCGTTACCCGGCTCACTGAATTACTGCTCACTGAACATGGTTAAACTCGTTATCAAAAAGCAACCGCGGCAAGCTCAATACTATGTTGAGACTTTAGCTGAAGGGATAGAACTGGAGATGGTTTCGATTCCCAATGGGACGTTGTTGATGGGTTCTCCTGAAACAGAATTAGATAACTACGATGACGAAAAGCCACAGCATGAAGTGACCCTCCCCTCATTCTTTATGGGCAAGTATCCCATCACCCAAGGACAATGGCGCGCGATCGCGGAAACTGTTGAAAAAGTCGAACGCGAACTCGATCCAGACCCTTCCAATTTCAAAAAACCCTACGAAGAATACGATCGTTGGAGCCGTCCGGTCGAAAATGTTTCCTGGTACGATGCCGTCGAATTTTGTCAGCGACTCTCGAAAAAAACCGGGCGAGAGTACCGCCTTCCCAGCGAAGCAGAATGGGAATATGCTTGCCGAGGGGTTCGATTTCTAGGGGAAGGGCAGCAATATCCCCCGTTCCACTTTGGCGAGACGATCTCAACCGATTTAGCCAATTACTGTGGAGTCGAGGAGAAAATTGGCGAGACAACCTATAGCGGTTCCTACGGTCGCGGTTTGAAAGGGAAAAATCGAGAGCAAACAACCCCCGTTGGATATTTCCAAGTGGCTAATGGTTTTGGGTTATACGATATGCACGGGAATGTTTTGGAATGGTGCGCCGATCCTTGGCATAGCAATTATGAGGGTGCGCCCAAAGATGAGAGTATATGGCTATCTAGTGATAATAGTTCGTATGTATTACGCGGCGGTTCCTGGAGCAGCCATCCTAGGTATTGTCGCTCTGCGTACCGGAACCACTACAATCCCGATTATAGGTACAGTCATGTCGGGTTTCGCGTTGCCCGTTCCGCCCCGAGGACTCTTTAGCCCTTTGCTCGTCTTGCCGAGCGTTCCCTTGCGCCTGTCGGCGGCGCGGGGTCTCGGCGCTTTTGCACTTTTGCCCTTTACTTTTTCCGCCTGACGGCGGATCGAATTTTGGCACTAAGTATAAATGTACTGTTTTAGTGAGAAGAGAGTCATTTATTTTTAAGCACTACTTAAAGCAAGCTGTTACTTAAACCATTACTTAAAGCAGTGGAACTTAGATTTATCCAAATTTTGGATTAAGCGCTCTGTCTCAGAGTTTTAAACCACTTACACCGTCTCCATGTCAGTCTTATTCACAATTTCGAGGTATAAAAGCTTACGAACTCCACTCGTTCTCCAACTCCTCAAGCAATCGCTCTAGAGCAACGCGAGTCAAATCTGCCTTGCTACGATTGAGGTGTTTAGCCGCGCTGGAGAGTCGTTTATCTAGGTCGCGTTCCAGGTCGAGGGTGAACCGAATTTTTCCCGCCTTTTTCTTCGGTTGAGACAGTTGTTCGGTTAGAGAGCCGGAATTGTCAGGCGGTTGCGGTTGTGGTTCCGCTTGCTCAAACTGCTGTTGAATTTCGCTCAACTTCTTT includes the following:
- a CDS encoding formylglycine-generating enzyme family protein, translating into MLEQFIRRVQNANLYGEGEPPTAENIADMLWLALQMRAHQDSIESPTPSESSSGASPQPSPSTIETQPEPEPSTEAEEITETPPAAELHADTTSSPSSGIPFKTPAVPALRHSLAISRAFKPLKIKVPSRTQAVLDPKATADLIAEERLPLAVLKAMPTRWLDVALVVEDSNSYGIWQQTIKEFHQLLLRQGAFRDVRLWFVRSNTDGKLQLFPSPLPLSGSLRPPVSPKTLIDPEGRRLILVLSDCVSPAWYAGQWLDLLQTWGRKNPVTILQMLPSKFWRRTALRKAESVWMSSRTPGANNLHWQVESQTPWEEDGGSPAGFPVPVVTFNPYALGVWAQTVAGLGGTQIAGYSFTKTSSRLALLPSIPSFEDFIATTSPTARRLAALMAAVPVQLPIARLIQQTMLPQSDTTHLAEVFLSGILRRENDCDDPERRLYRFVGEMRKNLLDSIPRSEALRAIDRISAYVARRAGLSIQDFRALLMFPSERGKGEFGLEIDAFGRVAVEVLKYLGGELAAFAEELEGNVVAAAMAAHGEVSSPEPTLKTFSFDVATLVVVETQVFTFDVATLERRRGVKGSAGGWVIQRQKQEATGIIEVLEGDVPLELMEIPGGTFMMGSSEDEPRRFESESPQHEVRVPPFYLGRFPVTQAQWRVVAGWEKVERELDPDPSHFKEPYEEYDRLSRPVEQVSWYDAVEFCARLSRETGWEYRLPSEAEWEYACRSVISHQSSVISESSENPAYPPFHFGEMISTEVANYHGNYTYGEGEKGEYREQTTPVGYFQVANGFGLYDMHGNVWEWCADPWHENYEGAPNDGSVWQSSYKNTTKVRRGGSWFNGPGYCRSAYRDYYYPDSRSYNFGFRVARSAPRTP
- the avd gene encoding diversity-generating retroelement protein Avd codes for the protein MNELPIIQKTYDLIKWYVPILNRLPREHRFGLGNRMVSGLYDLLEGLIFARYSREERRSRLPGLNTQLDILRYQTRLLYDFKLISAQRHEYANEQLNAIGQDLGGWRKQQGQG
- a CDS encoding RNA-directed DNA polymerase, translated to MKRHGNLWSQIIAWDNLLWAAHRAQASKRFRDNVLAFNYNLEPELLKLRDELRDRAYQPGAYKTFRIFDPKPRLISAAPYRDPQSGSLRGRVVHHALCNIIVPLLDVSFIADTYANRTGYGTHRALKRFVQFARRSRYILQCDIRKYFPSIDLEILKAQLHRKIKCPQTLWLIETIIDASNPQEPVIAYFPGDTLLAPLLRRKGLPIGNLTSQFFANVYLNGFDHFVKESLRAKQYLRYVDDFALFSNDRSFLVDARPAIENYLATLRLQIHPVKSQLFETQYGTNFVGFRILPDRIRVRNDNLRRARLRLKQFQRHRVTGKISPEKLSQRLQSWEAHLKHGDTYRLRRAIFNRYGFVGSD
- a CDS encoding SUMF1/EgtB/PvdO family nonheme iron enzyme, producing the protein MGLLARINPLQYRWGRQAKRGGSWNNNPRNCRSAYRNNNNPDNRNNNIGFRVARSAPSTLQYQNRQVGICRARCRRVQTYSGDVGNSIRKSTESG
- a CDS encoding formylglycine-generating enzyme family protein, producing the protein MVKLVIKKQPRQAQYYVETLAEGIELEMVSIPNGTLLMGSPETELDNYDDEKPQHEVTLPSFFMGKYPITQGQWRAIAETVEKVERELDPDPSNFKKPYEEYDRWSRPVENVSWYDAVEFCQRLSKKTGREYRLPSEAEWEYACRGVRFLGEGQQYPPFHFGETISTDLANYCGVEEKIGETTYSGSYGRGLKGKNREQTTPVGYFQVANGFGLYDMHGNVLEWCADPWHSNYEGAPKDESIWLSSDNSSYVLRGGSWSSHPRYCRSAYRNHYNPDYRYSHVGFRVARSAPRTL